A window from Primulina huaijiensis isolate GDHJ02 chromosome 11, ASM1229523v2, whole genome shotgun sequence encodes these proteins:
- the LOC140988451 gene encoding uncharacterized protein: protein MRLVRDTKNYSGSVRIMDKQIGLFYNGLDGTTRGNVDAAAGGTIFSKTPDEAYELFEQMTINIYQWPSERSGSKKPAGMYAVDPITSLTAQVSALTTQIAAMNKASQSTSDVALVTAEEEPVVEEAQYINNNRLRNHENFSYANNKNVLNLPPGFNTQKGEGKDLVGTFVAESGKRMARTESRLSSWRHTWGIWNRGQFPSNTEVNPREQCKAVTLRSDKEIGIPEPTEENVEFLVEEDDKMSVSVGKEKVEEPKKVLEQQPLLKVNLPYPQRFKKKGLDDQFAKFLEIFKKIYMEQIPNYAKFIKDVMSKNKILQEFETVKLTEECSAILQRKLPQKHKDPGSFTIPCFIGGSRDLGALQGMEEDQKTPLIFGRPFLATGKALIDVHKGELTLRVGGEKVVFNIYNTIRGPNEHEELLEDASKEIPKASPELKELPSHLCYAFLDESSSYPVIISSALTIDEKDRNPIPPYIDHQKRLNPAMKEVVRAEVSKLLNDGVIYAISDSSWVSLASYNQIVIALEDQEKTTFTCPYGTFAFKRMSFGLCNAPATFQRCMMAIFSDMVEEIMEVFMDDISVFGSSFYHCLHNLTLVLLRCQVKNLVLNWEKCHFMVQEGIVLGHKISARRMEVDRAKVVAIENLPPPKNVKAIRSFLGHAGFYRRHIKDFSKITRPLCNLLEKDFTFIFDDDCLQAFNRIKTTLISAPKSAPIMIVSDWKEPFELMCDASDYVVGSVLGQRRDKMFKAIYYASRTLNAAQQNYTTTEKEMLAVVFAFDKFRTYLIGTKVTVFTDHAAIRYLFARTSNQVTDHLSHLELEERTEGGAINESFPDEQFFKVNVTHPWFADIVNFLAAVKSCDKCQRVGNIARRRKLPLTNILEVELFDIWGIDFMGPLSSSFGQSYILLAVDYVSKWVEAIATSTNDAGVVVKFVHKNIFTRFETPRAIISDEGAHFCNKVFNSLLAKYDVKHRVTLAYHPQANGHAEISNREIK from the exons ATGAGGCTTGTGAGAGATACAAAGAATTACTCAGGAAGTGTCCGAATCATGGATAAGCAGATTGGGTTATTTTACAATGGTTTGGATGGGACAACTAGAGGGAATGTGGATGCAGCAGCCGGAGGTACTATTTTCTCCAAAACACCTGATGAGGCTTATGAATTGTTTGAACAGATGACCATTAACATTTACCAGTGGCCTAGTGAGAGATCTGGATCAAAGAAACCTGCTGGAATGTATGCAGTAGACCCGATCACATCACTTACTGCACAGGTTTCGGCGTTGACCACACAGATTGCAGCGATGAACAAGGCAAGCCAATCTACGTCTGATGTAGCACTGGTGACTGCCGAAGAAGAGCCCGTTGTGGAGGAAGCTCAGTACATCAACAACAATC GTTTGAGGAATCACGAAAATTTCTCTTATGCGAACAACAAGAACGTGTTGAATCTTCCACCGGGGTTCAATACACAGAAGGGTGAAGGTAAGGATCTAGTTGGGACGTTTGTGGCTGAGTCTGGTAAAAGAATGGCTAGAACCGAGTCTCGTCTTAGTTCATGGAGACACACATGGGGAATATGG AATAGAGGACAGTTCCCAAGCAATACAGAGGTGAATCCTAGGGAGCAATGCAAAGCTGTCACACTGAGGAGTGATAAGGAAATTGGAATCCCAGAGCCTACTGAAGAGAATGTAGAGTTTCTTGTTGAGGAAGATGATAAAATGAGTGTAAGTGTTGGAAAAGAGAAAGTAGAGGAACCCAAGAAAGTGCTTGAACAGCAGCCTTTACTAAAGGTGAATCTTCCATATCCACAGAGGTTCAAGAAGAAAGGGTTAGATGATCAGTTTGCGAAGTTTCTggaaatattcaagaaaatatacaTGGAGCAAATTCCCAATTACGCTAAGTTCATCAAGGATGTGATGTCCAAGAATAAGATACTTCAAGAATTTGAGACAGTGAAGCTAACCGAAGAGTGCAGTGCCATACTCCAAAGGAAACTACCACAAAAACAcaaagatccagggagttttactATTCCTTGTTTTATTGGTGGTTCTAGA GACCTTGGAGCTTTGCAAG GTATGGAGGAAGACCAGAAGACTCCTCTTATCTTTGGAAGGCCGTTCTTGGCCACCGGAAAAGCCTTGATTGATGTGCACAAGGGCGAGCTCACACTGAGAGTAGGTGGAGAGAAAGTTGTGTTCAACATCTACAACACCATTAGAGGACCAAATGAG CACGAAGAGTTACTTGAAGATGCGAGTAAAGAGATACCAAAAGCATCTCCTGAATTGAAGGAATTGCCGAGTCACTTGTGTTATGCATTCTTAGACGAGAGTTCGTCCTATCCAGTAATTATATCTTCTGCTCTTACTATTGATGAGAAAGATAG GAATCCTATTCCCCCCTATATTGATCATCAGAAGAGGCTTAATCCGGCCATGAAAGAAGTGGTGAGAGCTGAGGTATCAAAATTGTTAAATGATGGTGTTATTTATGCTATTTCCGACAGTTCTTGGGTTTCACTTGCAA GTTACAATCAAATTGTCATAGCACTGGAGGATCAAGAGAAGACTACCTTCACTTGCCCCTACGGTACAtttgctttcaagagaatgtcATTTGGACTTTGCAATGCACCTGCTACGTTTCAGAGGTGTATGATGGCCATATTTTCTGACATGGTGGAGGAAATCATGGAAGTTTTCATGGATGATATATCTGTCTTTGGTTCATCATTTTATCATTGTTTGCATAATCTGACACTTGTTTTGCTGAGATGTCAGGTGAAGAATCTAGTTTTGAATTGGGAGAAATGTCACTTCATGGTTCAAGAAGGTATCGTGCTTGGGCACAAGATTTCGGCCAGAAGAATGGAAGTGGATAGAGCCAAAGTCGTGGCAATTGAAAATCTCCCACCGCCGAAGAATGTAAAAGCGATCAGAAGTTTCTTGGGACATGCTGGGTTTTATCGTCGCcatattaaagatttctctaaAATTACTAGACCTCTATGTAATTTATTAGAGAAAGattttacatttatttttgACGATGATTGTTTGCAGGCATTTAACAGGATCAAGACAACGCTGATTTCTGCACCCAAATCAGCGCCCATCATGATAGTGTCTGACTGGAAGGAGCCCTTTGAGCTCATGTGCGATGCTAGCGACTATGTTGTGGGATCAGTATTGGGACAGAGGCGAGACAAGATGTTCAAGGCTATCTACTATGCAAGTCGCACACTTAATGCAGCCCAACAGAATTACACAACCACTGAGAAAGAGATGCTAGCAGTGGTGTTTGCATTCGACAAGTTCAGAACGTATCTCATTGGCACCAAGGTAACTGTTTTCACTGACCATGCAGCTATTCGTTACTTGTTTGCCAGAACAAGTAACCAGGTGACAGATCACTTGTCACACCTAGAGCTGGAAGAAAGAACTGAAGGCGGAGCTATCAATGAGTCGTTCCCAGATGAACAATTCTTCAAGGTAAATGTTACACATCCTTGGTTTGCAGATATAGTTAATTTTCTTGCTGCAG TAAAGTCATGTGATAAATGCCAAAGAGTTGGCAATATTGCTAGACGCCGCAAGTTACCACTAACAAATATTTTGGAGGTGGAACTTTTTGATATCTGGGGTATTGACTTCATGGGTCCATTATCATCGTCTTTTGGCCAATCTTATATTTTGCTTGCTGTTGACTATGTGTCcaaatgggtggaagcaattGCTACCAGTACTAATGATGCTGGGGTTGTTGTTAAGTTTGTCCACAAGAACATCTTTACAAGATTTGAAACTCCTAGAGCCATAATCAGTGATGAAGGTGCACATTTCTGTAACAAAGTTTTTAACTCATTGTTGGCTAAGTATGATGTGAAGCACAGGGTGACACTGGCATACCACCCGCAAGCAAATGGGCACGCAGAAATATCCAACCGGGAGATCAAGTAG
- the LOC140988161 gene encoding protein NRT1/ PTR FAMILY 4.5-like, with product MHGENMETGYDILSPSKVNDGRGGFRAVSFIFVLAALDNMGFVANLVSLVLYFSYKMHFDLSSAANTLTNLMGSAFLLSIVGGLISDTYINRFKTCLIFGSLEVLALSMMTIQAHEDNLLPKPCAKSSCIRGGIAVYFYASLCLLALGIGGVKGSLPALGADQFDAKNPKEAKGLASYFNWLLLSTVVGSSVGVTVIVWFATNKNNHNWWKGFLTCAIGSLIGFIFLGVGKPFYRLQVPRESPLVRIIQVIVVAIKNRWLSLPVDNSELYELNGKDSDPTAQKIVHTNQFRWLDKAAILPRSAQPSPWKVCTLTQVEEVKILTRMLPIIASTILLNTCMAQLQTFSVQQGYRMDPHLGSFQVPAASIPIIPLLFMIILIPIYDRLFVPFIRKFTKHPSGITQLQRIGVGLVLSALSMAVAGVIEVKRRSHSLKNPLKPISLFWLAFQYGIFGIADMFTLVGSLEFFYKEAPAGMRSLSTSFTYISQSFGYFLSSAFVSAINSVTKRISPSKQGWLYGQDLDKNNLNLFFWFLAILSGLNFLCFLYFATWYEYKNKDDNVVDKNVVPTSQSINPLFKVVEEEDPLKDVNGDSAVEHTNVKD from the exons ATG CATGGGGAAAACATGGAGACAGGGTACGACATTCTAAGCCCATCGAAAGTCAATGATGGCAGAGGAGGATTCAGAGCAGTTTCCTTCATTTTCG TTTTGGCGGCATTGGACAACATGGGTTTTGTTGCAAATTTAGTGAGCTTGGTTCTCTACTTCTCGTACAAGATGCACTTTGATCTGTCTAGTGCCGCAAACACTCTTACAAATCTCATGGGATCAGCTTTCTTATTGTCGATTGTTGGTGGTTTGATCTCAGATACTTACATTAACAGATTCAAGACTTGCCTAATCTTTGGCTCTCTTGAAGTGTTG GCTCTATCAATGATGACAATTCAGGCTCATGAAGATAATTTACTACCAAAGCCTTGCGCCAAGTCAAGTTGCATTCGAGGTGGAATTGCTGTCTATTTCTACGCATCGCTGTGTTTATTGGCGTTAGGTATTGGTGGGGTAAAGGGTTCTCTCCCAGCACTGGGTGCAGACCAATTCGATGCCAAAAACCCGAAAGAAGCCAAGGGTCTTGCTAGCTATTTCAACTGGCTGTTGCTTAGTACTGTTGTTGGTTCGTCTGTTGGTGTTACTGTCATTGTTTGGTTTGCTACTAATAAGAACAATCATAATTGGTGGAAGGGATTTCTTACTTGTGCTATTGGTTCATTAATCGGATTTATATTTCTTGGGGTTGGAAAACCATTCTATCGCCTTCAAGTCCCGCGAGAAAGCCCTCTTGTAAGAATTATACAG GTTATAGTTGTGGCAATAAAAAACCGTTGGCTGTCACTTCCAGTGGACAATAGTGAGCTGTATGAGCTCAACGGGAAAGATTCAGACCCAACAGCTCAAAAAATTGTTCATACCAATCAATTTAG ATGGCTAGACAAAGCAGCGATTCTCCCTAGAAGTGCCCAGCCTTCCCCTTGGAAAGTTTGCACACTGACACAAGTGGAAGAAGTAAAAATTCTTACTAGAATGTTGCCAATTATTGCTAGTACAATCCTACTTAACACATGCATGGCACAGCTTCAAACCTTCTCAGTTCAACAAGGCTATCGAATGGATCCCCATCTTGGTTCTTTCCAAGTCCCGGCCGCTTCAATCCCCATCATCCCGTTACTCTTTATGATCATCCTTATTCCAATATATGACCGTCTTTTCGTCCCCTTTATTCGTAAGTTCACAAAACATCCATCTGGAATCACTCAGCTTCAAAGAATAGGTGTTGGCCTAGTTCTCTCAGCTCTGTCCATGGCCGTTGCCGGAGTTATAGAAGTTAAGAGAAGAAGTCATTCTTTGAAGAATCCGTTGAAGCCCATAAGTCTTTTTTGGCTGGCATTTCAATATGGCATATTCGGTATTGCTGATATGTTTACTTTAGTGGGATCACTCGAATTTTTCTACAAAGAAGCTCCTGCTGGCATGAGGTCACTTTCAACCTCTTTTACGTATATTTCACAATCTTTCGGGTATTTCTTGAGCAGTGCTTTTGTGAGTGCTATAAATTCAGTAACGAAAAGAATCTCACCAAGCAAACAAGGTTGGTTGTATGGACAAGATTTGGACAAGAAcaatttgaatttgttcttCTGGTTCTTGGCAATCTTGAGCGGTCTCAACTTTCTCTGTTTTCTGTATTTCGCAACATGGTACGAATACAAAAACAAAGACGACAATGTCGTCGATAAGAATGTCGTTCCAACTTCTCAGTCTATCAATCCTCTCTTCAAGGTGGTGGAGGAGGAAGATCCGTTGAAGGATGTAAATGGTGACTCCGCCGTGGAGCACACGAATGTGAAAGACTGA